The Brachionichthys hirsutus isolate HB-005 chromosome 3, CSIRO-AGI_Bhir_v1, whole genome shotgun sequence genome has a window encoding:
- the adar gene encoding LOW QUALITY PROTEIN: double-stranded RNA-specific adenosine deaminase (The sequence of the model RefSeq protein was modified relative to this genomic sequence to represent the inferred CDS: substituted 1 base at 1 genomic stop codon) codes for MSRGGGGPFREHYHRHPSETPFPDYYRNPAHPVLSIQPPAPSPIPSTPPFPVHNIVPPKPAAHNFHNLSHSPALNTFQSQQVEFLRGQHSEAPQFRARVLGGGLVLGGPPISSNYPQSDYSTYPNHKHIPTGRGYQSFDYSPSDGAHRGTRGPRYLNQNQSPRHIQYSNRQWSFQKGSLSESFQSFSLHQDRPNRGAERFDKHSASSSLINLGVYTGNLTLTPDIQDQVHRALAALKTSESISAKFLARKLRRPKKIVNKALYALERSQKASKQGLLPPKWTLYREPRRVEDDQNSQVSHPFQLGFSSERPPNVNAVLKTETGENLGQAKEDSDAESSSSTCSSLESSDSEESRTVSKGQELQKQHPSTNKSPDQELKLLAMSDHKEVVLQYLLKTGEASSLSISKHLGFKTAKKATFLLYALEKQGEVMKNKKNPPTWALSAHRRERMERSLKALRSTPTDGDQMELTSSRPGAEQASGPLLSSIPGLEPFELPDSDMAGQSQADMHPLSTQCDDKESNEGQWATDDIPEFLNTISRGPEAMTMAGEKADDVGTVAVSLAAPPPQNLQAKLQEVMLKNPVSGLMEYAQFLSHNCEFLLLDQSGPSHDPRFRMQVMLNGRLFPVTEAPSKKAAKKDAAAATLRVLMGEMWGGGGTRDVDSSTVGMDQVMGLLGDTTVSLFFECVKIXSSNLIPKYGVIFVFSFTVYQGQTGGIGGNCGAGSIEGVAMAEEPRPPLSRSLPGGKNPVSVLMEYSQRSGNPIEFIITGQAGPPHDPRFMYRVKVGDNFSSEASAPSKKAARQLAAEEAVKELMADGKLQLNKPQLPLGSSSDGDGSGSGTTCPTLPPLTADELRAAHEAGVGDLINHLNNNAVSGLLEYARARGFAAEIRLVGQSGKAHEPKFTYQAKLGGRWFPPVCASNKKQGKQEAADAALRVLIGEAERAARTGELIPAELPVSGSTLHDQIAMLSHQRFNALTTRIQHSLLGRKILATIVMRRGEGLGTVVSLGTGNRCVKGEELSLKGDTVNDCHAEIISRRGFVRFLYSELIKYYDGTDDSIFELVEKDKLQVKPDITFHLYISTAPCGDGALFDKSCSEAGDDAEGHQPLFENTKQGKLRTKVENGEGTIPVESSAIVPTWDGIQHGERLRTMSCSDKILRWNVLGLQGALLSHFLNPIYLKSITLGYLYSHGHLTRAVCCRLARDGEAFAKRLPSPFMLNHPEVGRVSVYDSTRHTGKTKESSVNWSFPDLHSVEVLDGTKGKLDGNNLSVSRVSKSNLFGLFHSLCQRCGRTDLLALPSYSQAKMSALTFQLVKQQFFDALSVHGYGAWIGKPLEEKSFESKEKVGSNQTRLIFRYGSNRNGAATECKVEEP; via the exons ATGAGCAGAGGCGGAGGAGGGCCTTTCAGAGAACATTACCACAGGCATCCTTCAGAGACCCCGTTTCCAGATTACTACCGCAACCCTGCCCATCCTGTCCTGTCCATTCAGCCCCCAGCTCCTTCTCCTATCCCCTCCACTCCACCCTTTCCAGTCCACAATATAGTGCCTCCTAAACCTGCTGCCCATAATTTTCATAATCTCAGTCACAGTCCTGCTCTAAATACATTTCAGTCCCAACAGGTAGAGTTTTTGAGAGGACAGCACTCTGAGGCACCCCAGTTTAGAGCAAGAGTGCTTGGTGGTGGATTGGTACTTGGAGGACCTCCTATTTCCTCAAACTATCCCCAGTCAGACTATAGTACATATCCAAATCACAAACATATCCCTACGGGTAGAGGGTACCAGAGTTTTGATTATTCACCCAGCGACGGAGCCCATCGAGGTACCCGGGGCCCAAGATATCTTAATCAAAACCAAAGTCCACGTCACATCCAGTACTCCAACCGACAATGGTCTTTCCAAAAAGGCTCACTGTCTGAGAGTTTTCAGAGCTTTTCTCTTCACCAGGACAGACccaacagaggagcagaaaggtTTGACAAACATTCTGCATCCAGCAGTTTGATAAATTTGGGTGTTTATACAGGTAACCTCACTCTTACTCCTGATATCCAGGACCAAGTTCACAGGGCTTTGGCTGCTTTGAAGACAAGCGAGAGTATCTCTGCAAAGTTCTTAGCCAGGAAGTTGCGTCGACCAAAGAAGATAGTCAACAAGGCGTTATACGCTTTAGAGCGCTCACAGAAAGCTTCCAAGCAAGGACTCCTCCCTCCCAAGTGGACTCTTTATAGGGAACCACGCAGAGTTGAGGACGATCAGAACTCTCAAGTGAGTCATCCTTTCCAACTGGGTTTCAGCTCAGAACGCCCTCCTAATGTTAATGCTGtgctaaaaacagaaacaggagaAAACTTGGGACAGGCCAAAGAAGACTCAGACGCAGAGTCTAGTTCATCTACTTGTTCTTCTTTAGAGTCATCTGACTCTGAAGAATCCCGAACTGTATCAAAAGGccaggagctgcagaaacaaCACCCAAGTACCAACAAGTCCCCTGATCAGGAACTGAAGCTTCTTGCTATGTCAGACCACAAGGAAGTAGTTCTGCAGTACCTCCTGAAAACCGGCGAGGCAAGTTCTCTCTCCATATCCAAACATCTGGGTTTTAAGACTGCCAAGAAGGCCACATTCCTTCTGTATGCCTTGGAGAAGCAGGGTGAGGTcatgaagaataaaaaaaaccctcccACCTGGGCACTCTCCGCCCACCgcagagagaggatggagaggagcctTAAAGCTTTACGGAGCACGCCGACAGATGGGGATCAAATGGAGCTGACATCCAGTCGTCCTGGGGCAGAACAAGCCTCTGGCCCTCTGCTGTCATCAATACCAGGCTTGGAGCCCTTCGAGCTTCCAGACAGCGACATGGCAGGGCAAAGTCAGGCTGATATG CATCCACTCTCTACCCAATGTGACGACAAAGAGTCTAATGAAGGGCAATGGGCCACTGACGACATCCCAGAATTCCTCAACACCATTAGCAGAGGACCGGAGGCTATGACGATGGCGGGAGAGAAGGCCGATGACGTGGGAACTGTAGCCGTGTCGCTGGCTGCTCCCCCTCCCCAGAATCTACAGGCCAAGTTACAGGAGGTGATGTTGAAGAATCCCGTCAGTGGCCTCATGGAGTACGCTCAGTTTCTGAGCCACAACTGTGAGTTCCTTCTACTCGACCAGTCGGGACCCTCTCACGACCCGAG ATTCCGCATGCAGGTGATGCTTAATGGCCGGCTGTTTCCTGTCACTGAAGCGCCTAGTAAGAAGGCAGCAAAAAAGGACGCCGCCGCTGCCACCCTGCGCGTTCTTATGGGAGAgatgtggggaggggggggcacccGGGATGTGGACAGTAGTACCGTTGGTATGGACCAAGTGATGGGTTTACTCGGAGACACCACTGTAAGTTTATTTTTTGAATGTGTCAAAATTTAATCATCCAATCTTATACCAAAATACGGCGTcatatttgttttctctttcaccGTCTACCAGGGGCAAACTGGAGGCATAGGGGGGAACTGTGGGGCTGGCAGTATAGAAGGGGTAGCTATGGCAGAAGAACCTCGCCCGCCTCTGTCCCGCTCTCTGCCTGGCGGTAAGAATCCGGTGTCTGTCCTGATGGAATATAGCCAGCGCAGTGGGAACCCTATCGAATTTATTATCACGGGACAGGCAGGCCCACCACATGACCCGAG ATTTATGTACAGGGTGAAGGTTGGAGATAATTTTTCTTCAGAGGCATCGGCCCCAAGCAAGAAGGCGGCCCGTCAGCTGGCTGCAGAAGAGGCGGTGAAAGAGTTGATGGCTGATGGGAAACTGCAGCTCAACAAG CCTCAGTTGCCCCTTGGGTCTTCCAGCGATGGTGACGGCAGCGGTTCTGGGACCACATGTCCCACTTTGCCTCCTCTGACCGCCGATGAGTTACGAGCAGCCCACGAGGCCGGGGTGGGGGACCTTATTAATCACCTGAACAACAATGCAGTGTCGGGTCTTCTTGAGTATGCTAGAGCCCGGGGATTCGCTGCTGAAATCCGACTGGTGGGCCAGTCCGGAAAAGCACATGAGCCAAA GTTCACTTACCAGGCCAAGCTGGGCGGACGATGGTTCCCTCCAGTTTGCGCATCCAACAAGAAgcaagggaaacaggaagcggcagATGCTGCTCTACGGGTTTTGATTGGAGAAGCTGAGCGAGCGGCGCGCACCGGGGAGCTTATCCCAGCGGAG CTTCCAGTGAGTGGCAGCACTCTTCATGACCAGATAGCAATGTTGAGCCACCAGCGTTTCAACGCACTGACCACACGCATCCAACACAGCCTCTTAGGACGGAAGATTCTGGCCACCATCGTCATGAGAAGAGGGGAGGGCCTGGGGACTGTCGTCAGCTTGGGAACGG GAAATCGCTGCGTTAAAGGTGAGGAGCTGAGCCTTAAAGGGGACACTGTTAATGACTGCCATGCTGAAATCATCTCCAGAAGAGGATTTGTAAG GTTTCTATACAGCGAGCTGATCAAATACTACGATGGCACAGACGACAGTATATTTGAGCTGGTCGAGAAAGACAAGCTACAAGTCAAGCCCGACATCACCTTTCACCTCTATATCAG CACAGCACCTTGTGGGGACGGAGCTCTGTTTGATAAGTCGTGCAGTGAGGCAGGGGACGATGCTGAAGGCCATCAGCCTCTGTTTGAGAATACCAAGCAGGGCAAGCTCCGCACCAAAGTAGAGAATG GTGAAGGCACGATCCCAGTGGAGTCCAGTGCCATTGTACCCACCTGGGATGGCATCCAGCACGGCGAGAGGCTCCGAACGATGAGTTGCAGCGATAAGATCCTGCGCTGGAACGTCTTGGgtctgcagggggcgctgctctCCCATTTCCTGAATCCCATCTATCTTAAATCCATCACACTTG GCTATCTGTACAGCCATGGGCACCTGACGCGTGCAGTTTGCTGTCGGCTAGCCAGAGATGGGGAAGCCTTCGCCAAAAGACTCCCTTCGCCTTTCATGCTAAACCACCCAGAG GTGGGCAGGGTGAGCGTGTATGACTCCACGCGGCACACGGGTAAGACCAAGGAGTCCAGCGTGAACTGGAGCTTTCCAGACCTGCACAGCGTCGAGGTTCTGGACGGGACCAAAGGCAAGCTGGATGG